CTCAACTCCTGATCCATTTTGCCCTCGATATAAGGGCTGTGGGTAAATTCCGCAGGTTCCAGCACCTGGGCCTGCGGGGGTAAATTCTGCTTAAAAAAGGGCAACATTCCCGGAAAAATACGGTCCTTTTGCCCCCAGATCAAAAGGGTGGGCATGCTCAGCTTTTGCAAAGTCTGAGGTTGCAGGGTACTCTCAGGCGTGAGCTTTTGCATCAAGACCTGCACACGTGGGTCGCTGAAGCGGGCTTTAATCAAATCAGCAACCAGTCCAGGATTTGCCAATTGCTTATTAAACAACAGGGGCAAAAGACTTTCTGGCTTTTCGGTGCTGTCGTGAGCAAAGATCTGCCGCAAACGGTCATACTGAGGAGCCTCTGCACGTGCTCCGGCAGGTGAAACAACAATCAGGCCCGCCAGTTCTTCTGGGCGGTGCTCAGCATAGAGCAAGGCTTGCCAGCCACCCAGCGAATTGCCAAAAAGCACCACGGGTTCTTCCTGGGCCAAAATCTGATCCATGCCCTGATTAAACGTTTTGCGAATCTCTGCCAAACTCAGTTTCTCTACCGGAATATCTGTCTGGCCATGGGCCGGTAAATCAACTGAAATCACCTTGCGAGCGTATTGGCGGGCATGCATCATTACGGGGTACATATCCGTAGCCTGACACCCAATCCCATGAAAAAACACCATCGGCGGCAAATCGCCCTGGCCTTCAGCTTCGAGGTAATGCACCTGCCCATGTTCAGTCTTCACAAAATGACTGTTATAGCCATCAACGCCCGTCAGAAATAGGCTCAACTGAACAAAGACCCAATAGAGAAAAAGATGCATAGCCCACGACCTCTCCTATGATTTTTCTTCCAGCACCCGCCAGTGCTCGCCCTGAATCTCAAGGGCCTGAACCGGGCCCCCATAGAGCCGCGACATGCCCACGTCAATCCGCCAGACCTGTCCATTGCAGGCACTGCTCACGCGCGGCTGAACCGAGTGCCCCACCACCATGCGTTCGGCCCCCAATTTGGTCAGGGTTTGGCTCAAACGCGCACAATCAGGTTCTAAGCTGGGGTCAGAATAAACCCGGCTCCAGATCGGGCTGCTATCACTGCTCAGCAGTTCGGGCAAAGTAGCCGTTTGGCCACGGAGCCAGTCTTGATACTCAAGATTGAGCTTCTCCAGCCCATAGTCCACATGCTCAGGATGCAGCCCCCCATGCACAAAGACAATCTTTCCCAATTGCAGAACAGCCGGTCTTTGGGCCAATTTCAGGGCATACACCCCACCTGGCAGAAAGGCCGCAGCACGGCCCTGCACAAACAAAGGAGCGTTCTTAAGCAAAGCCTGGGTCGCGGGGGGAACAGGCAGTTTCAAAGCGGCAAAGCTTTCAAAGCCCTTGGGGGTCACAAAGCGAAAATCCCCTTGGGCATTCATAATTTCATGGTTGCCATTGAGAATATGCAATTTGCCGCCAGCCGCTTCAGCCTCGGGGCCCAGTTTTTCAAGAAAATTCAGCAGTTCAAGTTCCTGATCGCCCCTGTCGAGTTGATCGCCCGTTTGAACC
This bacterium (Candidatus Blackallbacteria) CG13_big_fil_rev_8_21_14_2_50_49_14 DNA region includes the following protein-coding sequences:
- a CDS encoding calcineurin: MPESPAQDLMKFKSLCSTLLGLFSTLALLSACGGKDAALALEKRIVALGDIHGDLDATRRALRLAGVIDAQDHWTGGRTEVVQTGDQLDRGDQELELLNFLEKLGPEAEAAGGKLHILNGNHEIMNAQGDFRFVTPKGFESFAALKLPVPPATQALLKNAPLFVQGRAAAFLPGGVYALKLAQRPAVLQLGKIVFVHGGLHPEHVDYGLEKLNLEYQDWLRGQTATLPELLSSDSSPIWSRVYSDPSLEPDCARLSQTLTKLGAERMVVGHSVQPRVSSACNGQVWRIDVGMSRLYGGPVQALEIQGEHWRVLEEKS